A genomic segment from Desulfovibrio aminophilus DSM 12254 encodes:
- a CDS encoding carboxymuconolactone decarboxylase family protein, producing MTLLEEANTLFKDLKKSTPAQFDSLMEFMKNAKADGALDGKAKNLTLVALAVANQCDWCIAIHVANAVKTGASREEILEAAWLAVLMGGGPKLLYLKVVVDELARHFPK from the coding sequence ATGACCCTGCTGGAAGAAGCCAACACCCTGTTCAAGGATCTGAAGAAGTCCACCCCGGCCCAGTTCGACTCGCTCATGGAGTTCATGAAGAACGCCAAGGCCGACGGAGCGCTGGACGGCAAGGCCAAGAACCTCACCCTGGTGGCCCTGGCCGTGGCCAACCAGTGCGACTGGTGCATCGCCATCCACGTGGCCAACGCCGTGAAGACCGGAGCCTCCCGCGAGGAGATCCTGGAGGCCGCATGGCTGGCCGTGCTCATGGGCGGCGGCCCCAAGCTCCTCTATCTCAAGGTCGTTGTGGACGAGCTTGCCCGACATTTTCCCAAGTGA
- a CDS encoding PilZ domain-containing protein yields MDENRRRRTRVRTGHEAVLTVGGEDRPVRTLDLSLKGAQTTPLPGVESGLECRFRIDLAQDVVIEAEGRVARSDAAGVALEFTSVTEESFPHLLRLVQLHYGDADAIERELSTPAFEP; encoded by the coding sequence ATGGACGAGAACAGGAGACGTCGCACCCGTGTGCGCACCGGACACGAGGCCGTGCTGACGGTCGGCGGCGAGGACCGCCCCGTCAGAACCCTGGACCTGAGTCTCAAAGGCGCCCAGACCACCCCCCTGCCCGGCGTCGAGTCCGGGCTGGAATGCCGCTTCCGCATCGACCTGGCCCAGGACGTGGTCATCGAAGCCGAGGGCCGTGTGGCCCGTTCCGACGCCGCCGGAGTGGCCCTCGAATTCACCAGCGTGACCGAAGAAAGTTTTCCGCACCTGCTGCGGCTGGTGCAGTTGCATTACGGCGACGCCGACGCCATCGAACGCGAACTGTCCACCCCGGCCTTCGAACCCTGA
- a CDS encoding molybdopterin-dependent oxidoreductase encodes MDAPRRSLLKWLGAGALALGGWCWGLLPESVRAAINDRFPTRTVDDDVFRFDARAGEVVWPGNRREPYVLRLDGLLESPRDMTWDELRALPRVERIVDFHCVEGWSVQDVPWGGVDFKSLFDGVRPLPTATHVVFHSLGKTKYPPEGTDHYIESFPIAELLRPDLWYMLALELEGQPLPHERGAPARVVCPFDLAYKSIKFVTRVEFTDRSVPGWWTRANPIYPVRAPVPVSRLRVRDPRRS; translated from the coding sequence ATGGATGCGCCGCGCCGTTCCCTTCTGAAATGGCTTGGGGCCGGGGCACTGGCCCTGGGCGGCTGGTGCTGGGGCCTGCTGCCCGAGTCCGTGCGCGCGGCGATCAACGACCGCTTTCCCACCCGCACCGTGGACGACGACGTGTTCCGGTTCGACGCCCGCGCGGGCGAGGTGGTCTGGCCGGGGAACCGGCGCGAGCCCTACGTCCTGCGCCTGGACGGGCTGCTGGAGTCGCCCCGGGACATGACCTGGGACGAACTGCGGGCCCTGCCCCGGGTGGAGCGAATCGTGGATTTCCATTGCGTGGAGGGCTGGAGCGTCCAGGACGTGCCCTGGGGCGGAGTGGATTTCAAGAGCCTCTTCGACGGGGTGCGCCCCCTGCCCACGGCCACGCACGTGGTCTTTCATTCCCTGGGCAAGACGAAATACCCGCCCGAGGGCACGGACCACTACATCGAGTCCTTTCCCATCGCGGAGCTGCTTCGCCCGGACCTGTGGTACATGCTGGCCCTGGAGTTGGAGGGACAGCCCCTGCCGCACGAGCGGGGAGCCCCGGCCCGGGTTGTCTGTCCCTTCGATCTGGCCTACAAAAGCATCAAGTTCGTGACCCGGGTGGAATTCACGGACCGCTCCGTGCCAGGCTGGTGGACCCGGGCCAACCCGATCTATCCCGTGCGCGCGCCCGTGCCCGTGTCCCGGCTGCGGGTCAGGGATCCCCGCCGGAGCTAG
- a CDS encoding molybdopterin-guanine dinucleotide biosynthesis protein MobB, with the protein MKAVAVVGFKKSGKTALTLELLEAARALGLSVAAGKHSHHGFDEKEGTDTARFRALGCPVLAWSPGGAQVFWPGERRLPDLAPLVTADLLVCEGGKTQGLMPRIILADDEATARELEPELAVAVCGKARLAGVPNIEDPEALARLAAEKGFLLPGLNCGGCGREDCRALAVDIVAGKAVPADCVSLNGGLSVSVDGRPLALNPFVARMLGAGLLAMLAELKGFGPGDIEIKLER; encoded by the coding sequence ATGAAGGCTGTCGCCGTGGTCGGCTTCAAGAAGTCCGGCAAGACCGCTTTGACCCTCGAACTTTTGGAGGCGGCCCGCGCGCTCGGCCTTTCCGTGGCCGCCGGGAAGCACTCGCATCACGGTTTCGACGAGAAGGAAGGCACGGACACGGCCCGCTTCCGGGCCCTGGGCTGCCCGGTGCTGGCCTGGTCTCCGGGCGGGGCCCAGGTCTTCTGGCCCGGAGAGCGCCGTCTGCCCGACCTGGCTCCGCTGGTGACGGCGGACCTGCTCGTCTGCGAGGGCGGCAAGACCCAGGGCCTCATGCCCCGGATCATCCTGGCCGACGACGAGGCCACGGCCCGGGAGTTGGAGCCGGAGCTGGCCGTCGCCGTGTGCGGCAAGGCCCGGCTCGCCGGAGTGCCCAACATCGAGGATCCCGAGGCCCTGGCCCGGCTGGCGGCCGAGAAGGGTTTCCTCCTGCCCGGCCTGAACTGCGGCGGCTGCGGCCGAGAGGACTGCCGCGCCCTGGCCGTGGACATCGTGGCGGGCAAGGCCGTCCCGGCGGACTGCGTCTCCCTGAACGGCGGCCTGAGCGTGAGCGTGGACGGCCGTCCCCTGGCCCTGAATCCCTTCGTGGCCCGGATGCTCGGCGCGGGCCTGCTGGCCATGCTGGCCGAACTCAAGGGCTTCGGTCCCGGCGATATCGAGATCAAGCTGGAGCGCTGA
- a CDS encoding DNA repair protein RecN: MLELLRIRDLALIEDAELEFSKGLNVLTGETGAGKSFILRAIDFLTGERMGAEMVRPGKEKAVVEALFARPEGDLVIRRELSAETGRSRVYLGDRLGSQEAVLELRPSLVLHTSQHGQQKLLQPAYQARILDGFLPEQSLLAEREETLSELRRILERRRELTARTEELARQREFLEFQRAEIEKVDPLPGEEEELLTRKEGARDREHAAKALSEALDILGGDSPLTEGVAVLARDMEAVSALFPEFEEERLAVEDFRLRLQALQNRLRRAEAEDGETIDLDALESRLFEISRLKRKLNKSLEQILALKDEIVENLNFLDSCGLDLKRLDKEETAAAKRLGDILARLNAARRAAGERLCRALEAELRGLGFSEHARVEYAFEPFEPYPGLVEDRARLLWVPNPGQPPRPLDKIASGGELSRFLLAVTSLKSSDELPTLIFDEVDAGIGGHTLNKVGDKLKSLAGRQQMLLITHWPQLASLAERHFLVSKEVEDGVTYTRCRRLGQTEIAAELTRMAGGGAPGASGASPHS; this comes from the coding sequence ATGCTCGAACTGCTGCGCATCCGCGATCTGGCCCTCATCGAGGACGCGGAACTGGAATTCTCCAAGGGCCTGAACGTGCTCACCGGCGAGACCGGCGCGGGCAAATCCTTCATCCTGCGCGCCATCGACTTCCTCACCGGCGAGCGCATGGGCGCGGAGATGGTCCGGCCGGGCAAGGAAAAAGCCGTGGTCGAGGCCCTTTTCGCCCGGCCCGAGGGAGACCTCGTCATCCGCCGCGAACTCTCGGCCGAAACCGGCCGCTCCCGCGTCTACCTGGGCGACCGCCTGGGCTCCCAGGAGGCCGTGCTCGAGCTGCGGCCCTCCCTCGTGCTGCACACCTCCCAGCACGGCCAGCAGAAGCTCCTCCAGCCCGCCTACCAGGCCCGCATCTTGGATGGCTTCCTGCCCGAACAGTCCCTCCTGGCCGAACGCGAGGAGACCCTTTCCGAACTGCGCCGCATCCTGGAACGCCGACGCGAATTGACGGCCCGTACCGAGGAACTGGCCCGCCAGCGGGAGTTCCTGGAGTTCCAGCGCGCGGAGATCGAGAAGGTCGATCCCCTGCCCGGCGAGGAGGAGGAACTGCTGACCCGCAAGGAGGGCGCCCGGGACCGCGAACACGCGGCCAAGGCCCTGTCCGAGGCCCTGGACATCCTGGGAGGCGACTCCCCGCTCACCGAGGGCGTGGCGGTCCTGGCCCGGGACATGGAGGCCGTATCCGCGCTGTTCCCGGAGTTCGAGGAGGAGCGTCTGGCCGTGGAGGACTTCCGGCTACGGCTCCAGGCTCTGCAGAACCGGCTGCGCCGGGCCGAGGCCGAGGACGGCGAGACGATCGACCTGGACGCCCTGGAGTCCCGGCTGTTCGAGATTTCCCGGCTCAAACGCAAGCTGAACAAGAGCCTGGAGCAGATCCTCGCGCTCAAGGACGAGATCGTCGAGAACCTGAATTTCCTGGATTCCTGCGGCCTGGACCTGAAACGCCTGGACAAGGAGGAGACCGCGGCCGCCAAGCGCCTGGGCGACATCCTGGCCCGGCTCAACGCGGCCCGGCGCGCCGCCGGGGAACGGCTCTGCCGCGCCCTGGAGGCCGAGTTGCGCGGCCTGGGTTTCTCCGAGCACGCCCGCGTGGAATACGCCTTCGAGCCCTTCGAACCCTATCCCGGGCTGGTCGAGGACCGCGCCCGGCTGCTCTGGGTGCCCAACCCGGGCCAGCCGCCCCGGCCCCTGGACAAGATCGCCTCGGGCGGTGAACTCTCGCGCTTCCTCCTGGCCGTGACCAGCCTGAAAAGCTCGGACGAGCTGCCCACGCTCATCTTCGACGAGGTGGACGCGGGCATCGGCGGCCACACCCTGAACAAGGTGGGCGACAAGCTGAAGTCCCTGGCGGGCCGCCAGCAGATGCTGCTCATCACCCACTGGCCCCAGCTGGCGTCCCTGGCCGAGCGGCACTTCCTGGTCAGCAAGGAGGTCGAGGACGGTGTCACCTACACCCGCTGCCGGCGGCTCGGCCAAACCGAGATCGCGGCCGAGCTGACGCGCATGGCCGGCGGTGGGGCTCCGGGGGCTTCGGGGGCTTCGCCCCATTCATAG
- a CDS encoding NifB/NifX family molybdenum-iron cluster-binding protein — protein sequence MSKIAIPTRDGVVDEHFGHCQAFTVYEVNESKAIVGETSFTPPPSCGCKSNLIPTLVEMGVTALVGGNMGEGAVVRLRQAGIDVTRGASGPVRDVAEAWLSGALKDAEIVCHSHGDGHECGHHH from the coding sequence ATGTCGAAGATCGCCATTCCCACCCGTGACGGCGTGGTGGACGAGCATTTCGGCCACTGCCAAGCCTTCACTGTCTATGAGGTGAACGAGTCCAAGGCCATCGTCGGCGAGACGAGCTTCACCCCGCCGCCGTCCTGCGGCTGCAAGTCCAACCTCATCCCCACCCTGGTTGAGATGGGCGTCACGGCCCTGGTGGGCGGCAACATGGGCGAGGGCGCGGTGGTGCGTCTGCGCCAGGCGGGCATCGACGTCACGCGCGGGGCCTCCGGGCCGGTGCGCGATGTCGCCGAGGCTTGGCTCTCCGGGGCGCTCAAGGACGCCGAGATCGTCTGCCACTCCCACGGCGACGGCCACGAGTGCGGCCACCATCACTGA
- the argB gene encoding acetylglutamate kinase, translated as MERNRLKARMIIEALPYIRQFYHQTVVIKYGGNAMIDEALKQSFAQSVVLLKYIGINPVVVHGGGPQIGKMLKALDISSEFRQGYRVTDQATMDVVEMVLVGQVNKSIVNLVNQAGGRAVGLSGKDGVLIEAEKKELAVERKDAPPEIIDLGKVGEVVRINTNLLDAIAKEGFIPVIAPVGVDADGETYNINADSVAGAVAAAMNAKRLYLLTDVPGLLDKSGSLVSSLTTRRALEFMEDGTITGGMIPKIRCCLEALANVEKAAILDGRVENCVLLELFTDSGVGTEITR; from the coding sequence ATGGAGCGCAACCGGCTCAAGGCCCGGATGATCATCGAGGCCCTGCCCTACATCCGCCAGTTCTACCACCAGACCGTGGTCATCAAGTACGGCGGCAACGCCATGATCGACGAGGCCCTCAAGCAGAGCTTCGCCCAGAGCGTCGTGCTGCTCAAGTACATCGGGATCAACCCCGTGGTGGTTCACGGCGGCGGGCCCCAGATCGGCAAGATGCTCAAGGCCCTGGACATCTCCTCCGAGTTTCGCCAGGGCTACCGGGTCACGGACCAGGCCACCATGGACGTGGTCGAGATGGTCCTCGTGGGCCAAGTGAACAAGAGCATCGTCAACCTCGTCAACCAGGCCGGGGGTCGGGCCGTGGGCCTCTCGGGCAAGGACGGCGTGCTCATCGAGGCCGAGAAGAAGGAACTGGCCGTGGAGCGCAAGGACGCCCCGCCGGAGATCATCGACCTCGGCAAGGTGGGCGAGGTGGTCCGCATCAACACGAATCTGCTGGACGCCATCGCCAAGGAGGGCTTCATCCCGGTCATCGCGCCCGTGGGCGTGGACGCCGACGGCGAGACCTACAACATCAACGCCGACTCCGTGGCCGGCGCCGTGGCCGCGGCCATGAACGCCAAGCGTCTCTACCTGCTCACCGACGTGCCCGGCCTGCTGGACAAGTCGGGTTCCCTGGTCAGCTCCCTGACCACCCGCCGGGCCCTGGAGTTCATGGAGGACGGCACCATCACCGGCGGCATGATTCCCAAGATCCGCTGCTGCCTTGAGGCCCTGGCCAACGTGGAGAAGGCCGCCATCCTCGACGGCCGGGTGGAGAACTGCGTGCTTCTGGAACTCTTCACCGACTCGGGCGTGGGCACCGAGATCACCCGCTAG
- a CDS encoding universal stress protein yields the protein MNEKNILVAFDGSENALRAVDYVAKMAGGIPGGKVRLLYVERLPERDFFETEAAWKDACRVQADAARQALASAVERLKAAGLPSDAVDSSYLQSCRSPRNAAPACSLGTSIARDIVGAMDEGGFGTVVIGRRGVSKAEEFLFGSVSTKVMHLAKDCAVWVVA from the coding sequence ATGAACGAGAAGAACATTCTGGTGGCCTTCGACGGCTCGGAGAACGCCCTGCGGGCCGTGGACTACGTGGCCAAGATGGCCGGGGGCATCCCCGGGGGCAAGGTCCGGCTGCTCTACGTGGAGCGCCTGCCGGAGCGGGATTTCTTCGAGACCGAGGCGGCCTGGAAGGACGCCTGCCGGGTCCAGGCCGACGCCGCGCGCCAGGCCTTGGCCTCGGCCGTGGAACGGCTGAAGGCGGCCGGACTGCCGTCGGACGCGGTGGACAGCAGCTACCTGCAAAGCTGCCGCTCCCCGCGCAATGCGGCTCCGGCGTGCAGCCTGGGCACGAGCATCGCCCGGGACATCGTGGGGGCCATGGACGAGGGGGGCTTCGGCACCGTGGTCATCGGCCGCCGGGGCGTGTCCAAGGCCGAGGAGTTCCTCTTCGGCAGCGTGTCCACCAAGGTCATGCACTTGGCCAAGGACTGCGCGGTCTGGGTGGTGGCGTAA
- a CDS encoding MFS transporter: MRPLYRDRNLQLVFGVTLTAIMGVAGLMPALPVMIRDLSIPAPSIGWVITAFTLPGVLMAPVGGVLADRLGRKKVLVGSLLLFGLAGGACFFVRSLPALYALRALQGIGAGPLGVLNATLIGDLFDGRERATAMGYNGGVQAMGTALFPALGGLLAHLGWNWPFLLNVLALPLALAVALFLENPEPRRGQPFGAYMRSALSRMGTRRALSLFTLTLGTFIILFGAFVTYLPVLLHEQFGAMPVETGCIISLSALATALAASQLGRLSGRFGELQLLRASFLLYIAALLLMPRLPALWLAALPIMLLGLAQGLNLPSLMTLLSGVAGLENRAAVMAVNGMLLRLGQTVAPLLMGLVFAGFGLSAVFTAAALLALGLLAVAWLALR; encoded by the coding sequence GTGCGACCGCTGTACCGCGACCGCAATCTTCAGCTCGTCTTCGGCGTCACCCTGACGGCCATCATGGGCGTCGCGGGCCTCATGCCCGCGCTGCCGGTGATGATCCGCGACCTTTCCATCCCGGCTCCGTCCATCGGCTGGGTCATCACGGCCTTCACCCTGCCGGGCGTGCTCATGGCCCCGGTGGGCGGCGTGCTGGCGGACCGCCTGGGCCGCAAGAAGGTGCTGGTGGGTTCGTTGCTCCTCTTCGGCTTGGCGGGGGGAGCCTGCTTCTTCGTCCGCAGCCTGCCCGCGCTCTACGCCCTGCGCGCGCTTCAGGGCATCGGCGCGGGGCCCCTGGGCGTGCTCAACGCCACGCTCATCGGCGATCTCTTCGACGGCCGTGAGCGGGCCACGGCCATGGGCTACAACGGCGGCGTCCAGGCAATGGGCACGGCCCTCTTCCCGGCCCTGGGCGGCCTGCTGGCCCACCTGGGCTGGAACTGGCCTTTCCTGCTGAACGTCCTGGCCCTGCCCTTGGCCCTGGCCGTGGCGCTCTTTCTGGAGAATCCCGAGCCGCGCCGGGGTCAGCCCTTCGGCGCCTACATGCGCTCGGCGCTCTCGCGCATGGGCACGCGTCGGGCCCTTTCGCTGTTCACCCTGACCCTGGGCACCTTCATCATCCTCTTCGGGGCCTTCGTCACCTATCTGCCCGTGCTCCTGCATGAGCAGTTCGGGGCCATGCCCGTGGAGACCGGCTGCATCATTTCCCTGTCGGCCCTGGCCACGGCTCTGGCCGCCTCCCAGCTCGGCCGCCTTTCCGGCCGTTTCGGCGAACTCCAGCTCCTGCGCGCGTCCTTTCTGCTCTACATCGCCGCACTTCTGCTCATGCCCAGACTGCCCGCGCTTTGGCTCGCCGCGCTGCCGATCATGCTCCTGGGGCTGGCCCAGGGCCTCAACCTGCCGAGCCTGATGACCCTGCTCTCGGGCGTGGCCGGACTGGAGAACCGGGCCGCCGTCATGGCCGTCAACGGCATGCTCCTGCGCCTGGGCCAGACCGTGGCCCCATTGCTCATGGGCTTGGTCTTCGCGGGTTTCGGCCTGTCCGCGGTGTTTACGGCCGCGGCGCTGCTGGCCCTGGGATTGCTGGCCGTGGCCTGGCTGGCCCTGCGCTAG
- a CDS encoding serine/threonine protein kinase — protein MDSARRLLADMAPDFPPQYAGNIVTDTAEFMNIGHGDVIAVGGSHYLVLRDEAERRFGMEDPKFWVKRCRHLESGERRILKLEFFENFPVRIGSFEAHCYRSPQKESRILDLTRGDPRFMQGETFMDAGGHNVRVLEVVQGRRLDTLIEDLDMDHATYFRERFPEVLDRFLGACEALRFLHERGEKHGDVRRDHIFVEYQGGGWRWIDFDYAFDFHENPFGLDLFGLGNILVFLTAKGTPTPMSIPAEVAATLTGGDMSIVFGNRLVNLRKLYPYIPEDLNRVLLHFSAASEVFYDSVEELAGDLRACRARLGQGDAP, from the coding sequence ATGGACAGCGCCCGCCGCCTGCTGGCCGACATGGCCCCCGACTTCCCGCCCCAGTACGCGGGCAATATCGTCACGGACACCGCCGAGTTCATGAACATCGGCCACGGAGACGTCATCGCCGTGGGCGGGAGCCATTACCTCGTGCTGCGCGACGAGGCCGAACGCCGCTTCGGAATGGAGGACCCGAAATTCTGGGTCAAGCGTTGCCGCCACCTGGAGAGCGGCGAACGGCGCATCCTCAAGCTGGAGTTCTTCGAGAACTTTCCGGTCAGGATCGGTTCCTTCGAGGCCCATTGCTACCGCAGCCCGCAGAAGGAGTCGCGCATCCTCGACCTGACGCGCGGCGACCCCCGCTTCATGCAGGGCGAGACCTTCATGGACGCGGGCGGCCACAACGTCCGCGTGCTGGAGGTAGTCCAGGGCCGTCGCCTGGACACGCTCATCGAGGACCTGGACATGGACCACGCGACCTACTTCCGGGAACGCTTCCCGGAGGTGCTCGACCGGTTCCTGGGGGCCTGTGAGGCCCTGCGCTTCCTGCATGAGCGCGGGGAGAAGCACGGCGACGTGCGCCGCGACCACATCTTCGTGGAGTACCAGGGCGGGGGCTGGCGCTGGATCGACTTCGACTACGCCTTCGACTTCCACGAGAATCCCTTCGGCCTGGACCTGTTCGGCCTGGGGAACATCCTGGTCTTCCTCACGGCCAAGGGCACGCCCACGCCCATGAGCATCCCGGCCGAGGTGGCGGCCACGCTCACCGGCGGGGACATGTCCATCGTCTTCGGCAACCGTCTGGTGAACTTGCGCAAGCTCTATCCCTACATCCCGGAGGATCTGAACCGGGTGCTCCTGCACTTCTCGGCGGCCAGCGAGGTCTTCTACGACTCGGTGGAGGAACTGGCCGGGGATCTGCGGGCCTGCCGCGCCCGACTCGGACAAGGAGACGCGCCATGA
- a CDS encoding ABC transporter permease, which translates to MNALKRPSFLSRHGLLVLGLGLVGVISLAAVLAPWLAPFDPLDIDVNVILQPPSWTHPLGTDALGRDVLSRILWGGRVSLWVGFVAVGISTAIGLALGLVAGYFGRLTDEIVMRGVDVMLCFPSFFLILAVIAFLEPSLTNIMVVIGLTSWMGVARLVRAETLTLKSRDFVLAARVAGAGPGRILLRHILPNALAPVLVSASLGVAGAILVESSLSFLGLGVQPPDPSWGNMLMEGKDVLGIAPWLSVFPGLAILLTVLGYNLLGESLRDLLDPRLRR; encoded by the coding sequence GTGAACGCGCTGAAACGGCCCTCGTTCCTCTCGCGCCACGGCCTGCTCGTGCTGGGCCTGGGCCTGGTGGGCGTCATCTCTCTGGCCGCCGTCCTGGCCCCCTGGTTGGCGCCTTTCGACCCCCTGGACATCGACGTGAACGTCATCCTCCAGCCGCCCTCCTGGACCCACCCCCTGGGCACCGACGCCCTGGGCCGGGACGTGCTCTCGCGCATCCTCTGGGGCGGCCGGGTCTCGCTCTGGGTCGGCTTCGTGGCCGTGGGCATCTCCACGGCCATCGGCCTAGCCCTGGGGCTGGTGGCCGGGTACTTCGGCAGGCTCACCGACGAGATCGTCATGCGCGGGGTGGACGTGATGCTCTGCTTCCCGTCCTTCTTCCTCATCCTGGCGGTCATCGCCTTCCTGGAGCCGAGTCTGACGAACATCATGGTCGTCATCGGCCTGACCTCCTGGATGGGCGTGGCCCGGCTCGTGCGGGCCGAGACCCTGACCCTCAAGTCCCGGGACTTCGTGCTGGCCGCGCGCGTGGCCGGGGCGGGCCCGGGCCGCATCCTGCTCCGGCACATCCTGCCCAACGCCCTGGCCCCGGTGCTCGTCTCGGCCAGCCTGGGCGTGGCCGGGGCCATCCTGGTGGAGTCCTCGCTGAGCTTCCTGGGCCTGGGCGTACAGCCGCCGGACCCGTCCTGGGGCAACATGCTCATGGAGGGCAAGGATGTGCTCGGCATCGCGCCCTGGCTCTCGGTCTTCCCGGGGCTGGCCATCCTGCTCACGGTGCTCGGCTACAACCTGCTGGGCGAATCCCTGCGCGACCTTCTGGACCCGAGGCTGCGGCGGTGA
- the glp gene encoding gephyrin-like molybdotransferase Glp produces the protein MEQGFFQVLSRAAFEDLLRSFPPLAAETLPLDQCLGRVLAHDLAAPEDLPPRPRSCMDGYALRARDVFGSSESAPAYLEIAGEIAVDRAPDFELAAGTCARIPTGGVLPEGADAVLMVEHGHEMSGTLEARKSLAPGENVMLGGEDARAGDVALAAGTLLRVPELGLLAALGVAEIAVRRRARVAVLSTGNEVVPPGATPRPGQVRDVNSLALACLAREAGAEAATLGIAPDRLEALRAALLAALETSDCVLLSGGSSVGSRDLTVAALGSLPDSEILAHGVALSPGKPTILARVGGTPVLGLPGQVTSAQVVMLVLVQPFLRHLMGRADAFDPLQRPVRPAELARNLASKPGREDYVRVRLEPRGGALPLAHPLPGKSGLLKTLLQAQGLVAVPADREGLYAGAAVDVWLI, from the coding sequence ATGGAACAGGGATTTTTTCAGGTTCTGAGCCGCGCGGCCTTCGAGGATCTGCTGCGGAGCTTTCCCCCGCTCGCGGCGGAAACCCTGCCCCTGGACCAGTGCCTGGGGCGGGTGCTCGCCCATGATCTGGCCGCGCCCGAAGACCTGCCGCCGCGCCCGCGTTCCTGCATGGACGGCTATGCCCTGCGCGCCAGGGACGTCTTCGGTTCCTCGGAGAGCGCCCCGGCCTACCTGGAGATCGCCGGGGAGATCGCCGTGGACCGGGCCCCGGACTTCGAACTGGCCGCCGGAACCTGCGCCCGCATCCCCACCGGCGGGGTGCTGCCCGAGGGCGCGGACGCCGTGCTCATGGTCGAGCACGGCCATGAGATGTCCGGCACCCTGGAGGCGCGCAAGAGTCTGGCCCCGGGCGAGAACGTCATGCTCGGCGGCGAGGACGCCCGGGCCGGAGACGTGGCCCTGGCCGCCGGAACCCTGCTGCGCGTGCCCGAGCTGGGCCTGCTGGCCGCCCTGGGCGTGGCCGAGATCGCCGTGCGCCGGCGCGCACGGGTGGCGGTCCTGTCCACCGGCAACGAAGTCGTGCCCCCGGGCGCGACGCCCCGGCCCGGGCAGGTGCGCGACGTGAACAGCCTGGCCCTGGCCTGTCTGGCCCGCGAGGCCGGAGCCGAGGCCGCGACCCTGGGCATCGCGCCCGACCGCCTGGAGGCTCTGCGAGCGGCCCTTCTGGCCGCCCTGGAGACGAGCGACTGCGTGCTCCTCTCCGGCGGCAGCTCCGTTGGGTCGCGCGACCTCACCGTGGCCGCCCTGGGCTCCCTGCCGGATTCAGAAATCCTGGCTCACGGCGTGGCCCTGTCCCCGGGCAAGCCCACCATCCTGGCCCGCGTGGGCGGTACGCCCGTGCTCGGTCTGCCTGGGCAGGTCACTTCGGCCCAGGTGGTCATGCTCGTGCTGGTCCAGCCCTTCCTGCGCCATCTCATGGGCCGGGCCGACGCCTTTGATCCGCTCCAGCGGCCCGTGCGTCCGGCCGAGTTGGCCCGCAACCTGGCTTCCAAACCCGGCCGCGAGGATTACGTGCGCGTCCGCCTGGAGCCGCGCGGGGGCGCGTTGCCCCTGGCCCATCCCCTGCCCGGCAAGTCCGGCCTGCTCAAGACCCTGCTCCAGGCCCAGGGTCTGGTCGCGGTCCCGGCCGACCGCGAGGGTCTGTACGCGGGCGCGGCCGTGGACGTCTGGCTCATCTGA